Below is a genomic region from Acidimicrobiia bacterium.
CGCGCGCGCCGAGCCGTTCGCGAGCACGTCGAGCGCATCGTTGACGCGATCGTCGGTGCCCGGAAGCAGGTGCCCGTACCGGTCGAGGACGACCGCGACGGACGTGTGGCCCGCGCGTGACGCGATGTCCGTCGGGCTCGCGCCCGCGGCGATCCAGAGCGCGACCGCGGTGTGGCGCATGTCGTGGATGCGCAGCGGTTCGACGCCGGCTGCGCGCACGGCCGGGGCCCAGAAGCGCCGGCGCCAGAGCGAGAGACGTACAGGGCCGCCCTCCGGTGCGGGGAAGAGGAGCTG
It encodes:
- a CDS encoding tyrosine-type recombinase/integrase; translation: QLLFPAPEGGPVRLSLWRRRFWAPAVRAAGVEPLRIHDMRHTAVALWIAAGASPTDIASRAGHTSVAVVLDRYGHLLPGTDDRVNDALDVLANGSARAMDARWNRAGR